From a single Clupea harengus chromosome 24, Ch_v2.0.2, whole genome shotgun sequence genomic region:
- the LOC122128791 gene encoding adhesion G protein-coupled receptor E3-like has protein sequence MLRPLLTTLLVTTLCSILSSTLARRDCAGSPKGCKPVKENVDECALDPGICGDELAICRNMRRGFHCECPDGYLPSPGINWRINFTVCKELDSILPARNKNRLVRVDRLMEMIRNMTEDGLPLKTVSLLLDELADDDRRRPVRHRHAVLLSKRKLISKLVERTSTRSSLNFITKSTEGEILSIGPNASLTGFPQLRTPSADVYLDIDLGGIARKNNGSASVALVGYSNMQDVLEAELFHTEENGTRTIISRVVSATLEDVFDAELSNSVNFTLRHINVSYRRGKVYCVYWNESAWIEDGCTMSKTNYTHTVCTCVHLSTFSLIMQTDGRTQDPALRLLNILTTMLGLVFLTLAVLTFALRRKNPQITNTARLNLSACLLVAHVLFLVVQSNNHMQEVSCGVLSVFVHFLYLCCFVWLTIEAALLLMSTRGLEQFTPDTQQLASWKYMYVIGYGLPLVIVGVSVGLKPDGYGSQQCWLSRTDGFIWSFLGPVFFILAVNAILLITIFTILQRSECHISKIRYARGLAQKAMFQTSILGLPWLLGLPAPSNRGLEVLVIVVHSLQGFCIFLIHCVFSEEVRHQYMTWWKKFRPSGEVQICQCFAKQ, from the exons ATGCTCCGGCCTCTACTAACTACGCTGCTTGTGACAACATTGTGCTCCATCCTCTCGAGTACCCTCGCTCGTAGGGACTGCGCGGGGTCTCCTAAAGGCTGTAAGCCTGTGAAAGAGAATGTGGATGAGTGCGCTTTGGACCCCGGCATCTGCGGTGATGAGTTGGCTATCTGCAGAAACATGCGCAGAGGTTTCCACTGCGAGTGCCCAGACGGTTACTTACCTTCACCTGGTATAAACTGGAGAATCAACTTCACCGTCTGTAAAG agctgGACTCGATATTACCTGCCAGGAACAAG AACAGATTGGTCAGAGTGGATAGGCTAATGGAGATGATCAGAAACATGACAGAGGACGGTTTACCACTGAAG ACTGTCTCCCTACTGCTGGATGAGTTGGCAGATGATGACCGCAGGCGCCCGGTTCGCCACAGACACGCGGTGCTCCTGTCTAAGAGGAAGCTGATATCCAAACTGGTGGAGCGAACCTCCACCCGCAGCTCCCTGAACTTCATCACCAAGAGCACAG AGGGGGAGATCCTGAGCATCGGACCAAACGCCTCCCTGACAGGATTCCCTCAGCTGAGGACCCCATCTGCTGACGTTTACCTGGATATCGACCTGGGAGGCATCGCCCGGAAGAACAACG GTTCAGCATCAGTGGCTCTTGTTGGCTACAGCAACATGCAGGATGTTCTCGAGGCTGAACTCTTCCACACCGAGGAAAACGGCACGAGAACAATCATCTCCAGAGTGGTGTCGGCTACCTTAGAGGACGTCTTTGACGCAGAGCTTTCAAATTCAGTCAACTTCACCCTCAGGCATATCAAC GTTTCTTACAGGCGGGGTAAGGTTTATTGCGTCTACTGGAACGAGAGTGCATGGATCGAGGACGGCTGCACTATGAGCAAaactaactacacacacaccgtgtgcaCCTGTGTACATCTCTCCACGTTCTCCCTCATCATGCAGACGGACGGCCGAACTCAG GACCCTGCCCTGAGGCTGCTCAACATCCTCACCACCATGCTGGGGCTGGTTTTCCTCACTCTGGCTGTGTTGACCTTTGCCCTCCGCCGGAAGAACCCGCAAATTACCAACACGGCTCGCCTCAACCTCTCAGCCTGCTTGCTGGTTGCTCACGTCCTCTTCCTGGTTGTCCAGAGCAACAACCACATGCAGGAG GTATCCTGTGGAGTGCTTTCAGTCTTTGTGCACTTCCTCTACCTGTGCTGCTTCGTCTGGTTGACCATAGAGGCTGCATTACTCCTCATGTCCACTAGGGGCCTTGAGCAGTTCACCCCAGATACGCAGCAGCTGGCCTCCTGGAAGTACATGTATGTGATTGGCTATGGGCTACCCCTTGTCATCGTTGGCGTGTCTGTTGGACTGAAGCCTGATGGATATGGAAGTCAGCA ATGTTGGTTGAGCCGTACAGATGGTTTTATCTGGAGTTTCCTTGGCCCTGTGTTTTTCATCCTTGCT GTGAATGCTATACTCCTAATCACCATTTTCACCATCCTCCAACGGTCAGAATGTCACATTTCTAAAATCAGATACGCCAG AGGCCTGGCGCAGAAAGCCATGTTCCAGACCTCCATCCTCGGTCTCCCTTGGCTGCTTGGCCTTCCAGCGCCTAGCAACAGAGGCCttgaggtattagtcattgttGTCCACTCCCTGCAGGGATTCTGCATCTTCCTGATCCACTGCGTATTCAGTGAAGAG GTGAGACACCAGTACATGACATGGTGGAAGAAGTTCAGGCCCTCTGGTGAAGTCCAAATCTGCCAATGCTTTGCCAAGCAGTGA